A portion of the Pseudomonas koreensis genome contains these proteins:
- the galU gene encoding UTP--glucose-1-phosphate uridylyltransferase GalU, translating into MIRKCLFPAAGYGTRFLPATKAMPKEMLPIVNKPLIEYAVEEARDAGLQHMAIVTGRGKRALEDHFDISYELEHQIRGTEKEKFLAGTRELIDTCTFSYTRQVEMKGLGHAILSGRPLIGDEPFAVVLADDLCLNLEGDGVLSQMIELYKKFRCSIVAIQEVPADQTHKYGVIAGELISEGIYRVNNMVEKPAPQDAPSNLAIIGRYILTPDIFDLIADTEPGKGGEIQITDALMKQAQNGCVLAYKFKGLRFDCGDAEGYLQATNFCYDNVYLKGR; encoded by the coding sequence ATGATTCGTAAATGTTTGTTCCCCGCTGCCGGCTACGGCACGCGTTTCTTGCCGGCGACCAAAGCCATGCCGAAAGAGATGCTGCCGATCGTCAACAAGCCGTTGATCGAATACGCCGTTGAAGAAGCACGAGACGCCGGTCTGCAACACATGGCCATCGTCACCGGCCGGGGCAAACGCGCGCTGGAAGACCACTTCGACATCAGCTACGAACTCGAGCACCAGATACGCGGCACGGAGAAAGAGAAATTCCTTGCCGGCACCCGCGAGCTGATCGACACCTGCACCTTCTCTTACACCCGTCAGGTGGAAATGAAAGGCCTGGGCCACGCGATTCTCAGCGGTCGCCCATTGATCGGCGACGAGCCGTTTGCCGTGGTGCTGGCCGACGACCTGTGCCTGAACCTCGAAGGCGACGGCGTGCTGTCGCAGATGATCGAGCTGTACAAGAAGTTTCGATGCTCGATCGTCGCTATCCAGGAAGTGCCCGCCGATCAGACTCACAAGTACGGAGTGATCGCCGGCGAGCTGATTTCCGAAGGCATCTACCGGGTCAACAACATGGTGGAAAAACCGGCACCGCAGGACGCGCCGTCGAACCTGGCGATCATTGGGCGCTACATCCTTACGCCGGACATCTTCGACCTGATCGCCGACACCGAACCGGGCAAGGGCGGCGAAATCCAGATCACCGACGCCTTGATGAAACAGGCACAGAACGGCTGCGTGCTGGCTTACAAATTCAAAGGCCTGCGCTTCGATTGCGGCGACGCCGAGGGTTATCTGCAAGCGACCAACTTCTGCTACGACAACGTGTACCTCAAGGGCCGCTGA
- a CDS encoding mannose-1-phosphate guanylyltransferase produces MNIAQHSTEIEREVGNLGVMSWLSRHQPLPSANETWLGTILLVERIGVFPASGDIRRPMRDPYPLLAHLKALYGEQALEMDDRDGLKVIFSDWRFRVRICCNDPAIIINVETRCDARLMPQKLTELLDQVDAYTQN; encoded by the coding sequence ATGAACATTGCACAACATTCGACAGAGATTGAACGTGAGGTGGGCAACCTCGGGGTGATGAGCTGGTTGTCGCGCCATCAACCGCTGCCCAGCGCCAACGAAACCTGGCTGGGCACGATTCTGCTGGTGGAGCGGATCGGTGTGTTTCCTGCGTCCGGCGATATCCGCCGGCCGATGCGCGATCCCTATCCGCTGCTAGCGCACCTGAAGGCGCTGTATGGCGAACAGGCGCTGGAAATGGATGACCGCGATGGCCTGAAAGTGATCTTCAGCGACTGGCGCTTTCGCGTGCGCATCTGCTGCAACGACCCGGCGATCATCATTAATGTGGAGACACGTTGTGATGCGCGGTTGATGCCGCAGAAGCTCACCGAATTGCTCGATCAGGTCGACGCCTACACACAGAACTGA
- a CDS encoding SGNH/GDSL hydrolase family protein has protein sequence MMPVDAPQPVATSAITVEDARERFTQWRDGKAGRVLAVSVIGDSYTAGQDFYLNKLVQRVAAEVGFAGPGYVGFNHGAALGGTHFKYTRSSDKYFGGDWKVSDLGQASPDSRTITGKPGAWLQVDANPSPRIDTAVTQAKLLYLGNGESGELRYRWSPAQDWQPLQLAGSGVQEVALPGAPSAADWSFKLEVVKGAPTLFGLWLGNEQKGVRVSKLAASGAASADFYHADPQWQTQWKAVVSKIPADVYLIMLGGNDQGFGVKPAQYLQNVQGLVGMLREIQPAASINLIMRQDTTRSSAYPMSAYVQVLEPWAREQHFGFANLQCAFGPDVKRYAAAMIGPDRIHPLPATGGRVIADYFYGWIMGKKDPCDAASR, from the coding sequence ATGATGCCAGTAGACGCCCCTCAACCAGTCGCCACCTCGGCCATCACGGTAGAGGATGCCCGCGAACGTTTTACGCAGTGGCGCGATGGCAAGGCCGGCAGGGTGCTGGCCGTTTCGGTAATCGGTGACAGCTACACCGCCGGGCAGGACTTCTATCTGAACAAACTGGTGCAGCGAGTGGCCGCCGAGGTGGGTTTCGCTGGCCCCGGTTATGTCGGTTTCAACCACGGCGCGGCGCTGGGCGGCACGCATTTCAAATACACCCGCAGCAGCGACAAATACTTCGGCGGCGACTGGAAGGTTTCCGATCTGGGCCAGGCCAGCCCGGACAGCCGCACGATCACCGGTAAACCGGGTGCCTGGTTGCAAGTGGATGCCAACCCTTCGCCGCGCATCGATACCGCGGTGACTCAGGCGAAACTGTTATATCTCGGCAACGGCGAATCCGGCGAGCTGCGCTATCGCTGGTCGCCCGCGCAAGACTGGCAACCGTTGCAGCTCGCAGGCTCGGGCGTTCAGGAAGTCGCGCTACCCGGCGCTCCATCAGCCGCAGACTGGTCATTCAAACTGGAAGTGGTGAAAGGCGCGCCGACGCTGTTCGGGCTGTGGCTGGGCAACGAGCAAAAGGGCGTGCGGGTGTCGAAACTGGCGGCATCAGGTGCGGCATCGGCCGATTTCTATCACGCCGATCCGCAGTGGCAGACGCAATGGAAAGCCGTGGTGTCGAAGATTCCGGCCGACGTTTACCTGATCATGCTCGGCGGCAACGATCAGGGCTTTGGCGTCAAGCCTGCGCAGTATCTGCAGAATGTTCAGGGCCTGGTGGGTATGCTGCGCGAGATTCAGCCGGCGGCGAGCATCAACCTGATCATGCGCCAGGACACCACGCGTTCCAGCGCCTACCCGATGTCGGCCTATGTGCAGGTCCTCGAGCCTTGGGCGCGTGAACAGCATTTCGGGTTCGCCAACCTGCAATGCGCATTCGGCCCCGACGTCAAACGCTACGCTGCCGCGATGATCGGCCCGGACAGAATTCATCCTCTGCCGGCCACGGGCGGGAGGGTGATTGCCGATTATTTTTATGGCTGGATCATGGGTAAAAAAGATCCATGCGACGCGGCTTCACGATGA